The following proteins are co-located in the Malus sylvestris chromosome 13, drMalSylv7.2, whole genome shotgun sequence genome:
- the LOC126595058 gene encoding phosphate transporter PHO1 homolog 3-like isoform X1 — MKFGKEFSAQMVPEWKDAYMDYDYLKSLLKEIQVCKQRNNPDPQAAASPRSYGLKRRLTLYRAFSGLTKSRHTQQPASPSSTSDIESQAILVNSVNENGSESYQTMFLMAAEEGGVQELEYFKRLDDEFNKVDKFYRSKVDEVMKEAAVLNKQMDALIAFRIKVENPQRTFDWSGEMTRLASDVATSTAALAAATPRSARASRRVLAMDAIEESGLNSSGDEEKEDKRSGDVEMKVKKPESLRGTRPTPLDILDQVTMNHMAETPRSTIKGFLNVAPHTELKFSRANLSKVEQQLRRAFIEFYQKLRLLKSYGFLNTLAFSKIMKKYDKVASRDASKSYMNMVDNSYLGSSDEITKLMERVETTFIKHFSNSNRRKGMAVLRPKPRVERHRTTFALGCFAGCTAALILALVLIIRARNIMDNPERSKYMENMFPLYSLFGFIVLHMLMYAGNIYFWRRFRVNYSFIFGFKQGTELGYREVLLLSSGLAMLALASVLANLDMEMDPKTNDYKALTELLPLFLLLLVIVILLCPFNIIYRSSRYFFLVCVFHCICAPLYKVTLPDFFLADQLTSQVQAFRSLPFYICYYGGGDYKVRKTTCRSDDVFKIFTFIVACVPYWSRLLQCIRRLVEEKDPMQGYNGLKYFFTIVAVSMRIAYTHNNDVNWKILAGIFSVVAAIYGTYWDLVVDWGLLQRRSKNRWLRDKLLVPYKSVYFIAMVLNVLLRFAWLQTVLNFSVSFMHTQTMISVVASLEIIRRGIWSFFRLENEHLNNVGKYRAFKSVPLPFNYDEDECKDE; from the exons ATGAAGTTCGGGAAGGAATTTTCTGCACAAATGGTGCCGGAATGGAAAGACGCATACATGGATTACGACTATCTAAAATCCCTCTTAAAAGAAATTCAAGTCTGCAAGCAAAGAAACAACCCCGACCCACAGGCCGCCGCCTCGCCCCGCAGCTACGGCCTAAAGCGCAGGCTCACGTTGTACAGAGCCTTCAGCGGTCTGACCAAAAGTAGGCACACCCAGCAGCCCGCCAGCCCGTCTTCCACCTCCGACATTGAGAGCCAGGCCATTCTTGTCAATTCCGTCAACGAAAACGGCTCTGAGAGCTACCAGACGATGTTTCTGATGGCGGCGGAGGAAGGCGGAGTTCAGGAGCTGGAGTACTTCAAGAGGCTTGACGACGAGTTCAATAAAGTGGACAAGTTTTATAGGTCGAAGGTTGACGAGGTGATGAAGGAAGCTGCGGTTCTTAACAAGCAAATGGACGCTTTGATTGCGTTTCGGATCAAAGTGGAGAACCCTCAGAGAACGTTTGATTGGTCAGGGGAGATGACTCGCCTTGCTTCCGATGTTGCCACGTCTACAGCTGCATTGGCTGCAGCCACCCCACGCAGTGCCAGAGCAAGCA GGCGGGTACTGGCTATGGATGCGATTGAAGAGAGCGGATTAAACAGTTCGGGTGAcgaagaaaaagaagacaaaaggAGTGGAGACGTTGAGATGAAGGTGAAGAAGCCGGAGAGCTTGAGAGGCACTAGGCCTACGCCACTGGATATACTGGACCAGGTGACAATGAATCACATGGCTGAGACGCCGCGTTCCACCATCAAAGGCTTCCTCAACGTGGCTCCACATACGGAGCTCAAGTTCAGCAGGGCTAATCTCAGCAAAGTTGAACAACAGCTCAGGCGCGCTTTCATTGAATTTTACCAGAAACTTCGGCTTCTGAAGAGCTACGG ATTTTTGAATACGTTGGCTTTCTCAAAGATCATGAAGAAATACGATAAGGTGGCTTCAAGAGATGCATCAAAATCTTACATGAACATGGTGGATAACTCGTACCTTGGCAGCTCCGACGAG ATTACCAAGCTTATGGAAAGGGTTGAAACTACGTTCATCAAGCATTTCTCGAACTCCAATCGCCGAAAAGGAATGGCGGTCTTGAGACCAAAACCGAGGGTAGAAAGACATCGGACAACATTCGCTCTGG GTTGCTTTGCTGGCTGCACAGCTGCCCTCATATTAGCCCTTGTATTGATCATTCGTGCTCGAAATATTATGGATAATCCGGAGAGAAGTAAATACATGGAAAACATGTTTCCTCTATACAG CTTGTTCGGATTCATAGTTCTCCACATGCTTATGTATGCCGGAAATATATACTTTTGGCGGCGGTTCAGAGTCAATTACTCTTTCATATTCGGTTTCAAGCAAGGAACCGAGTTGGGATACAGAGAGGTCCTCCTTCTGAGTTCTGGTCTGGCAATGTTAGCACTAGCCTCTGTGCTCGCAAATCTTGACATGGAGATGGACCCGAAAACCAATGATTACAAAGCGCTAACCGAGCTTCTCCCACTCTTCTTGCTCCTG CTTGTGATTGTGATATTATTATGCCCCTTCAACATCATATATCGCTCGAGTCGCTACTTCTTCCTGGTTTGTGTGTTCCACTGCATCTGTGCTCCTCTCTATAAG GTCACACTCCCGGATTTCTTCTTGGCAGATCAGTTAACTAGCCAGGTGCAAGCCTTTAGAAGTCTGCCATTCTACATTTGCTATTATGGCGGGGGAGACTACAAAGTCAGAAAAACAACTTGCAGATCAGATGACGTCTTCAAAATTTTTACTTTCATCGTGGCGTGCGTTCCATATTGGTCCCGCCTCCTTCAGTGCATCCGCCGTTTGGTTGAAGAGAAAGATCCAATGCAAGGTTACAATGGACTGAAATATTTCTTCACCATCGTAGCTGTCAGCATGAGAATAGCCTACACTCATAACAACGACGTGAACTGGAAAATTCTTGCTGGGATTTTCTCAGTTGTTGCAGCTATCTATGGAACATACTGGGATCTTGTCGTGGACTGGGGACTTCTGCAACGCCGCTCCAAGAATCGATGGTTGAGAGACAAACTCTTGGTCCCTTACAAAAGCGTATACTTCATAGCCATG GTGTTGAATGTGCTGCTGAGATTTGCCTGGCTGCAGACAGTTTTGAATTTCAGTGTCTCCTTCATGCATACACAGACAATGATCTCGGTTGTGGCGAGCTTGGAGATAATTCGTCGAGGGATATGGAGTTTTTTCCGGTTGGAGAACGAGCATCTCAACAATGTCGGAAAGTACAGAGCATTCAAGTCAGTGCCACTGCCCTTCAACTATGATGAAGACGAATGCAAAGATGAGTAG
- the LOC126595058 gene encoding phosphate transporter PHO1 homolog 3-like isoform X2, giving the protein MKFGKEFSAQMVPEWKDAYMDYDYLKSLLKEIQVCKQRNNPDPQAAASPRSYGLKRRLTLYRAFSGLTKSRHTQQPASPSSTSDIESQAILVNSEGGVQELEYFKRLDDEFNKVDKFYRSKVDEVMKEAAVLNKQMDALIAFRIKVENPQRTFDWSGEMTRLASDVATSTAALAAATPRSARASRRVLAMDAIEESGLNSSGDEEKEDKRSGDVEMKVKKPESLRGTRPTPLDILDQVTMNHMAETPRSTIKGFLNVAPHTELKFSRANLSKVEQQLRRAFIEFYQKLRLLKSYGFLNTLAFSKIMKKYDKVASRDASKSYMNMVDNSYLGSSDEITKLMERVETTFIKHFSNSNRRKGMAVLRPKPRVERHRTTFALGCFAGCTAALILALVLIIRARNIMDNPERSKYMENMFPLYSLFGFIVLHMLMYAGNIYFWRRFRVNYSFIFGFKQGTELGYREVLLLSSGLAMLALASVLANLDMEMDPKTNDYKALTELLPLFLLLLVIVILLCPFNIIYRSSRYFFLVCVFHCICAPLYKVTLPDFFLADQLTSQVQAFRSLPFYICYYGGGDYKVRKTTCRSDDVFKIFTFIVACVPYWSRLLQCIRRLVEEKDPMQGYNGLKYFFTIVAVSMRIAYTHNNDVNWKILAGIFSVVAAIYGTYWDLVVDWGLLQRRSKNRWLRDKLLVPYKSVYFIAMVLNVLLRFAWLQTVLNFSVSFMHTQTMISVVASLEIIRRGIWSFFRLENEHLNNVGKYRAFKSVPLPFNYDEDECKDE; this is encoded by the exons ATGAAGTTCGGGAAGGAATTTTCTGCACAAATGGTGCCGGAATGGAAAGACGCATACATGGATTACGACTATCTAAAATCCCTCTTAAAAGAAATTCAAGTCTGCAAGCAAAGAAACAACCCCGACCCACAGGCCGCCGCCTCGCCCCGCAGCTACGGCCTAAAGCGCAGGCTCACGTTGTACAGAGCCTTCAGCGGTCTGACCAAAAGTAGGCACACCCAGCAGCCCGCCAGCCCGTCTTCCACCTCCGACATTGAGAGCCAGGCCATTCTTGTCAATTCC GAAGGCGGAGTTCAGGAGCTGGAGTACTTCAAGAGGCTTGACGACGAGTTCAATAAAGTGGACAAGTTTTATAGGTCGAAGGTTGACGAGGTGATGAAGGAAGCTGCGGTTCTTAACAAGCAAATGGACGCTTTGATTGCGTTTCGGATCAAAGTGGAGAACCCTCAGAGAACGTTTGATTGGTCAGGGGAGATGACTCGCCTTGCTTCCGATGTTGCCACGTCTACAGCTGCATTGGCTGCAGCCACCCCACGCAGTGCCAGAGCAAGCA GGCGGGTACTGGCTATGGATGCGATTGAAGAGAGCGGATTAAACAGTTCGGGTGAcgaagaaaaagaagacaaaaggAGTGGAGACGTTGAGATGAAGGTGAAGAAGCCGGAGAGCTTGAGAGGCACTAGGCCTACGCCACTGGATATACTGGACCAGGTGACAATGAATCACATGGCTGAGACGCCGCGTTCCACCATCAAAGGCTTCCTCAACGTGGCTCCACATACGGAGCTCAAGTTCAGCAGGGCTAATCTCAGCAAAGTTGAACAACAGCTCAGGCGCGCTTTCATTGAATTTTACCAGAAACTTCGGCTTCTGAAGAGCTACGG ATTTTTGAATACGTTGGCTTTCTCAAAGATCATGAAGAAATACGATAAGGTGGCTTCAAGAGATGCATCAAAATCTTACATGAACATGGTGGATAACTCGTACCTTGGCAGCTCCGACGAG ATTACCAAGCTTATGGAAAGGGTTGAAACTACGTTCATCAAGCATTTCTCGAACTCCAATCGCCGAAAAGGAATGGCGGTCTTGAGACCAAAACCGAGGGTAGAAAGACATCGGACAACATTCGCTCTGG GTTGCTTTGCTGGCTGCACAGCTGCCCTCATATTAGCCCTTGTATTGATCATTCGTGCTCGAAATATTATGGATAATCCGGAGAGAAGTAAATACATGGAAAACATGTTTCCTCTATACAG CTTGTTCGGATTCATAGTTCTCCACATGCTTATGTATGCCGGAAATATATACTTTTGGCGGCGGTTCAGAGTCAATTACTCTTTCATATTCGGTTTCAAGCAAGGAACCGAGTTGGGATACAGAGAGGTCCTCCTTCTGAGTTCTGGTCTGGCAATGTTAGCACTAGCCTCTGTGCTCGCAAATCTTGACATGGAGATGGACCCGAAAACCAATGATTACAAAGCGCTAACCGAGCTTCTCCCACTCTTCTTGCTCCTG CTTGTGATTGTGATATTATTATGCCCCTTCAACATCATATATCGCTCGAGTCGCTACTTCTTCCTGGTTTGTGTGTTCCACTGCATCTGTGCTCCTCTCTATAAG GTCACACTCCCGGATTTCTTCTTGGCAGATCAGTTAACTAGCCAGGTGCAAGCCTTTAGAAGTCTGCCATTCTACATTTGCTATTATGGCGGGGGAGACTACAAAGTCAGAAAAACAACTTGCAGATCAGATGACGTCTTCAAAATTTTTACTTTCATCGTGGCGTGCGTTCCATATTGGTCCCGCCTCCTTCAGTGCATCCGCCGTTTGGTTGAAGAGAAAGATCCAATGCAAGGTTACAATGGACTGAAATATTTCTTCACCATCGTAGCTGTCAGCATGAGAATAGCCTACACTCATAACAACGACGTGAACTGGAAAATTCTTGCTGGGATTTTCTCAGTTGTTGCAGCTATCTATGGAACATACTGGGATCTTGTCGTGGACTGGGGACTTCTGCAACGCCGCTCCAAGAATCGATGGTTGAGAGACAAACTCTTGGTCCCTTACAAAAGCGTATACTTCATAGCCATG GTGTTGAATGTGCTGCTGAGATTTGCCTGGCTGCAGACAGTTTTGAATTTCAGTGTCTCCTTCATGCATACACAGACAATGATCTCGGTTGTGGCGAGCTTGGAGATAATTCGTCGAGGGATATGGAGTTTTTTCCGGTTGGAGAACGAGCATCTCAACAATGTCGGAAAGTACAGAGCATTCAAGTCAGTGCCACTGCCCTTCAACTATGATGAAGACGAATGCAAAGATGAGTAG
- the LOC126595059 gene encoding phosphate transporter PHO1 homolog 10-like produces MKFGKDFKKQMVPEWAEAYMDYNGLKRILRELREYKRNKHSVTPSKDFERRRSPPDRTISGIELQSGSLRSNGDIEDQVIDVNTLHGDGCREVYKTKFLRQSEEGGDIEATFFRKLDQELNKVNTFYNDKVEEVKKEANNLDKQMEALVALRLKVKKLDQYGSRSKRHNNSAVHLTSNKSSADDNLGNEPTGLTSGLQVNEEHRREPSTGGSEVNPNHVKNSSSDGRELLKTYTQKEDPMEVLEHVRITNTLESPISTIKGVFKDSREEELSFDKEELKRVEERLRAAFIQFYHQLQLLKHYSFMNLSAFSKIMKKYEKIASRRAARSYMLIVDNSNVGSSDEVTNLLERVETTFIQKFSNSNRREGMKSLRPKAKREGHSVTFFSGFFSGCSIALLVAIVLSIEARKLLDKEEGAEYVENIFPLYSLFGYIILHMLMYAADIYFWRCYRVNYAFIFGFKKGTELGYREVFLLATGLAVLSLGGFLANLHLDLSAEKYKTVTELVPLGLLALVLAITFCPFKIIYHSSRFFFIRSLFHCTCAPLYPETFPDFFLADQLTSQVQALRSFVLYVCYYGLGESSRRQSKCRSHGLYNTLYFIIAVVPFWMRFLQCIRRFCDEKDVKYIFNGLKYLSTIVAVIIRTVYEMEKGKTSWMVLALISSAVATTMNTYWDIVMDWGLLRKTSKNKYLRDRLVVPHKIVYFAAMVLNVVLRLAWMQLVLEFKLRTVNKVTITTVIAFLEVIRRGIWSFFRLENEHLNNVGQYRAFKSVPLPFSYYDEDADKDD; encoded by the exons ATGAAATTCGGGAAAGATTTCAAGAAACAAATGGTGCCTGAGTGGGCAGAAGCCTACATGGATTACAATGGTCTCAAGAGGATACTAAGGGAGCTCAGAGAATACAAGCGAAACAAGCACTCCGTAACACCCTCCAAAGACTTTGAGCGGAGACGTTCTCCCCCTGACAGAACCATCAGTGGGATTGAGCTACAATCTGGCAGTCTCCGGAGCAACGGAGATATCGAGGACCAAGTAATCGATGTCAACACATTGCACGGAGACGGTTGCAGAGAGGTTTACAAGACCAAGTTTCTGAGGCAATCCGAAGAAGGAGGAGATATTGAGGCGACATTTTTCCGAAAACTCGATCAAGAGCTCAACAAAGTCAATACCTTTTATAATGATAAAGTGGaggaggtgaagaaagaagcaaATAATCTGGATAAGCAAATGGAGGCTTTGGTTGCACTGAGATTAAAAGTCAAGAAGCTTGATCAATACGGCTCTCGTTCAAAGAGACATAACAATTCGGCAGTACACCTGACAAGTAATAAGTCAAGTGCAGATGACAACTTAG GAAATGAGCCTACTGGTTTGACATCTGGATTGCAAGTAAATGAGGAGCATCGACGAGAACCAAGCACTGGTGGTTCAGAAGTCAATCCGAACCATGTCAAGAATTCTAGTAGCGATGGAAGAGAGTTATTGAAAACCTATACCCAAAAAGAAGATCCTATGGAGGTTCTTGAGCATGTGAGGATTACCAATACGCTTGAATCTCCAATATCCACCATAAAAGGTGTTTTCAAGGACTCTAGGGAAGAAGAGTTGAGCTTTGATAAAGAGGagctgaagagagtggaagAACGTTTAAGAGCTGCGTTCATTCAATTTTACCACCAGCTTCAACTGCTAAAGCACTACAG TTTTATGAACCTCTCAGCATTTTCGAAGATTATGAAAAAATATGAGAAG ATTGCATCAAGGAGAGCGGCCAGATCATACATGCTAATAGTAGACAACTCTAATGTCGGCAGTTCTGATGAG GTCACTAACCTGTTGGAGAGAGTGGAGACTACCTTCATacaaaaattttcaaactcaaatCGCAGGGAAGGTATGAAGTCACTGAGGCCAAAAGCTAAAAGAGAAGGGCACAGTGTAACATTCTTCTCCG GTTTCTTTTCTGGCTGCTCAATTGCACTACTGGTAGCTATTGTTTTAAGCATTGAAGCTCGAAAACTACTGGATAAGGAGGAGGGTGCAGAGTACGTGGAAAACATTTTCCCACTTTACAG TTTATTTGGATACATCATTCTGCATATGCTCATGTATGCTGCAGATATATATTTCTGGAGGTGTTATCGGGTCAACTATGCCTTTATATTTGGTTTCAAGAAAGGAACGGAGCTGGGCTACCGTGAAGTTTTTCTCCTTGCCACTGGTCTTGCAGTACTTTCATTGGGTGGTTTCCTGGCAAACTTACACTTGGACTTGAGTGCTGAAAAATACAAGACAGTGACAGAATTGGTTCCCTTGGGCTTACTTGCT TTGGTCCTTGCCATCACCTTCTGCCCTTTCAAAATTATATACCATTCAAGTCGTTTCTTCTTCATTCGATCCTTATTCCACTGCACATGCGCCCCTCTTTACCCG gaGACATTTCCAGATTTTTTCTTGGCAGATCAGCTTACAAGCCAG GTGCAAGCCCTGAGGAGTTTTGTGTTATACGTTTGCTACTACGGTTTGGGAGAATCTTCAAGGAGGCAAAGCAAGTGCCGTAGTCATGGTCTCTACAATACGTTATATTTCATTATTGCTGTCGTACCATTTTGGATGCGCTTCCTACAG TGCATTCGTCGATTCTGTGATGAGAAGGATGTGAAGTACATTTTCAATGGTTTAAAGTACTTATCAACAATCGTTGCAGTTATTATACGAACTGTTTATGAAATGGAAAAGGGAAAGACATCCTGGATGGTGTTAGCTTTGATTAGCTCAGCTGTCGCAACAACAATGAATACGTATTGGGACATTGTAATGGACTGGGGCCTTCTGCGAAAGACATCAAAGAACAAGTATTTGAGAGATAGACTTGTAGTTCCACACAAGATCGTATACTTTGCAGCCATG GTCTTGAATGTAGTATTGAGACTTGCTTGGATGCAGTTggtgttggaatttaaattGCGTACCGTTAATAAAGTGACAATAACAACTGTCATCGCCTTCCTAGAGGTCATTCGTCGTGGCATTTGGAGCTTCTTCAG GTTAGAGAACGAGCACTTGAACAATGTAGGCCAGTACCGCGCTTTCAAGTCAGTCCCTCTTCCTTTCAGTTACTACGATGAGGACGCTGACAAGGATGACTAA